A window from Chitinophaga filiformis encodes these proteins:
- a CDS encoding GSCFA domain-containing protein, which yields MTNFRLTFPVSPIATPVQYTDKILLMGSCFAEEIGERLQQYRFDALVNPHGILYNPISITQALHTYLDGKQYTVDDLFSHGDLWHSWDHHSRFSGMEMEEVLSAINTSQELAAKRLEEADWLIITLGSAYTYTLATSNQVVGNCHKVPAAQFHKKLLSPPDAISALDNLMHRLFFRNRKVKIMFTISPVRYARDGVVENNLSKAVLIQTVHHLVNKFDRLFYFPAYELVIDDLRDYRFYKEDLVHPNELAVNYVWDHFTASCVSEEGRRLLPLVAEINRARQHRPFNPASTQHRQFLQTYAGKTKQLMKEYPFLRLEEELAYFEGMQL from the coding sequence ATGACAAACTTCCGTCTGACATTTCCTGTATCTCCTATTGCAACACCTGTTCAGTATACCGACAAAATACTGTTGATGGGTTCCTGTTTTGCGGAGGAGATAGGGGAACGTTTACAACAATATCGTTTTGATGCCCTGGTAAATCCTCATGGTATCTTATATAATCCGATCAGTATCACCCAGGCCCTGCATACCTATCTTGACGGGAAACAGTATACTGTGGATGATCTCTTTTCACACGGAGACTTATGGCATAGCTGGGATCATCACAGCCGTTTTTCCGGTATGGAGATGGAAGAGGTATTATCCGCCATCAATACTTCGCAGGAATTGGCTGCTAAACGGCTGGAAGAAGCGGACTGGCTGATCATTACGCTTGGGTCTGCATATACCTACACACTCGCCACCAGCAACCAGGTAGTAGGCAATTGCCATAAAGTGCCTGCCGCTCAGTTTCATAAAAAGTTGCTTTCTCCTCCAGATGCAATTTCTGCTTTGGATAACCTGATGCATCGTCTTTTTTTCCGGAACAGGAAAGTAAAGATCATGTTCACCATTAGCCCTGTACGTTATGCCAGGGATGGGGTAGTGGAAAATAATCTGAGTAAAGCGGTGCTGATACAAACAGTACACCACCTCGTCAATAAATTTGACCGCCTTTTTTATTTTCCCGCATATGAACTGGTAATAGATGATCTGAGGGACTACCGTTTTTATAAAGAAGATCTGGTACATCCCAATGAACTGGCCGTTAATTATGTGTGGGATCACTTCACTGCCAGCTGTGTATCAGAAGAAGGACGCCGCCTGCTACCGTTGGTGGCAGAGATTAACCGTGCAAGACAGCATCGTCCATTCAACCCGGCAAGCACTCAGCACCGGCAATTCCTACAGACCTATGCGGGAAAAACCAAACAGCTAATGAAAGAATATCCTTTCCTCAGGCTGGAGGAAGAACTGGCTTATTTCGAAGGGATGCAGCTGTGA
- a CDS encoding MFS transporter translates to MNNSKFTQSIWQVILASSAGTLIEWYDFYIFGSLSAIISQKFFPPSNPDLAYIATLATFAVGFIVRPFGALVFGRLGDLVGRKYTFLLTLMIMGGSTFAIGLIPSYESIGILAPVIVLVLRLLQGLALGGEYGGAATYVAEHSPHHQRGYYTSFIQTTATLGLFVSLAVILITRTSLSTDAFNSWGWRIPFWLSVVLVIMSYYIRIRLQESPLFLQLKSEGKTSTNPIKESFGKKENLRLVLLALFGAAMGQGVVWYTGQFYALSFLQKTMQVEFVQSNIIIAVALMLGTPFFIYFGKLSDKIGRKKIMMTGMLIAALAYYPIYAGMDRVADLSLKTEDTTKYSIENSISRNDKMQNIEKSIKTRYFTDGAKSRETVTVTDGKSETVKEIIVSKAQLWWLILLVFIQVIFVTMVYGPIAAFLVELFPTRIRYTSMSLPYHIGNGVFGGLLPTVSTLLVTQTHHHLAGLLYPIIIALICFVVGVVGIKGNMINQD, encoded by the coding sequence ATGAACAACAGCAAATTTACACAATCCATCTGGCAGGTAATACTGGCCTCGTCCGCAGGAACACTGATTGAATGGTACGATTTCTACATTTTCGGAAGTCTGTCCGCCATCATTTCCCAAAAGTTCTTCCCGCCCAGCAACCCTGATCTGGCCTACATTGCCACATTGGCCACCTTTGCTGTGGGATTCATTGTAAGGCCTTTCGGGGCGCTCGTATTTGGCAGATTGGGAGACCTCGTCGGACGTAAGTACACCTTTCTGCTTACACTCATGATCATGGGTGGTTCTACTTTCGCTATCGGCCTCATACCCAGTTATGAGAGCATTGGCATTCTCGCCCCTGTTATCGTATTGGTATTGAGGTTATTACAAGGCCTGGCCCTTGGTGGTGAATACGGCGGCGCCGCCACCTATGTAGCTGAGCACTCGCCACATCATCAGCGGGGATATTACACCAGTTTCATTCAGACAACCGCCACACTGGGTCTGTTCGTCTCCCTGGCCGTGATACTGATCACCCGCACCAGTCTCAGTACCGATGCTTTCAACAGCTGGGGATGGCGTATCCCCTTCTGGCTGTCAGTCGTATTGGTGATCATGTCCTACTATATCCGCATACGTCTGCAGGAATCTCCACTGTTCCTGCAATTAAAATCAGAAGGTAAAACCTCCACCAATCCTATAAAGGAGAGCTTCGGCAAAAAGGAGAACCTCCGCCTGGTATTACTGGCGCTTTTTGGCGCGGCCATGGGTCAGGGTGTGGTCTGGTATACCGGCCAGTTTTACGCCCTCTCTTTCCTGCAGAAAACCATGCAGGTGGAATTCGTACAATCCAATATCATCATTGCCGTAGCGCTGATGCTGGGTACGCCGTTCTTTATTTACTTCGGCAAACTGTCCGATAAAATAGGTCGTAAGAAGATCATGATGACGGGTATGCTCATCGCTGCGCTGGCTTACTATCCTATTTATGCCGGCATGGACCGTGTGGCGGATCTCAGCCTGAAAACAGAAGACACTACCAAATATAGTATTGAGAATTCCATCTCCCGGAATGACAAGATGCAGAATATCGAGAAATCCATAAAGACAAGGTATTTTACGGATGGGGCAAAGTCCCGGGAGACCGTCACCGTTACCGACGGGAAATCTGAAACTGTAAAAGAGATCATTGTCAGTAAAGCGCAACTTTGGTGGCTGATCCTGTTGGTTTTCATACAGGTTATTTTCGTTACCATGGTGTATGGGCCGATCGCAGCGTTCCTGGTAGAGCTCTTCCCTACCCGTATCCGGTATACTTCCATGTCCTTACCTTATCATATCGGGAATGGGGTTTTCGGAGGATTATTACCGACGGTATCCACCCTGCTCGTGACACAAACCCATCATCATTTAGCAGGGCTCTTGTATCCGATCATTATTGCCCTGATATGCTTTGTAGTGGGGGTAGTGGGGATTAAAGGGAATATGATTAACCAGGATTAG
- a CDS encoding patatin-like phospholipase family protein: MRQRQALVYFFIIILLPAVVFAQEGGKRPRIGLTLSGGGAKGLAHIGILQALDSAGLKVDYITGTSMGSIIGSLYAMGYSGDAIEKMAHEMDWDNLFSNQPVLTDISYEEKREYNKYLIEIPFEYGKPKLASGVIAGEQLWLELARLCWPVNGVRDFSKFNIPFKCIATDVTTGDIVTLDTGDIVTAIRASMAIPSVFTAVKIGDKKLVDGGVVRNFPVITAKEMGADLVIGSNVSGGLRKADQLVTPLDIIYQLGFYKDADDFKQAKKLTDIYIQHHLDNYNAASFGSVDSLLELGKRKGAEMYPVFKRMADSLNTLYPPEEPFRKNRLPFTPDIELVDIRVTGLVHSDEGFFLGRLGLVKDGCYTPNDIKDAVLNVFGTRFYKMITYKLEPEGDGKSVMNIEVEENPLTYVKFALQYNSFTNASAIVNITQRNFIVPNSRAFVSLAIGENPRVLAEYFKYLGPKRNFGFGLGAYFEDNALSLYKDFKRQMEYHLKYLNGDIRFQYTLNSMMAVGVGSRYEFLNISPRYESVEVLRGNGNQVNSYLYFGINSLDRKIFPRRGVDMQFESGWVYRQQEGYRLYKDGVEISPQDYNYSFNNYQRTIMQMKYNIPFNYNGTLQVQLGGAANFSHRQGPINAFLLGGLNNVMRNQLPIVGIREGEITTSSAATIQLSYQYELMRNTYAIPRAGVALYDFLGDVSSKYKYMSGYGVTGGYSSFLGPIEASLMYCDQDGRLRMYVNIGFNF, translated from the coding sequence ATGCGTCAACGCCAGGCTTTAGTTTATTTTTTCATTATCATCCTTTTACCCGCAGTTGTTTTTGCGCAGGAGGGAGGGAAAAGACCCAGGATCGGTCTTACCCTGAGTGGCGGTGGTGCTAAGGGATTGGCGCATATCGGCATTCTCCAGGCGCTTGACAGCGCCGGCCTGAAAGTGGATTATATTACCGGTACCAGCATGGGTAGTATCATCGGTTCCCTCTATGCCATGGGGTATTCGGGGGATGCGATAGAGAAAATGGCCCATGAGATGGACTGGGACAACCTGTTCTCCAATCAGCCGGTACTGACGGACATCTCCTACGAGGAAAAGCGGGAATACAATAAATACCTGATAGAAATACCTTTTGAATACGGAAAGCCCAAACTGGCCTCCGGTGTTATAGCCGGCGAGCAGTTATGGCTGGAACTCGCACGTCTGTGCTGGCCGGTAAATGGTGTGAGAGATTTCTCAAAATTCAATATCCCCTTTAAATGCATTGCTACTGATGTTACTACCGGCGACATCGTTACCCTGGACACGGGTGATATCGTGACAGCGATCCGTGCCAGTATGGCGATCCCTTCCGTGTTTACAGCTGTCAAGATCGGCGATAAGAAGCTGGTGGATGGTGGCGTGGTGCGTAACTTCCCGGTGATCACCGCAAAAGAAATGGGAGCAGACCTCGTCATTGGCTCTAATGTGAGCGGCGGATTGCGGAAGGCGGACCAGCTGGTGACACCGCTGGATATCATCTACCAGCTGGGATTTTATAAGGATGCCGACGACTTTAAACAGGCAAAGAAACTAACTGATATCTACATTCAACATCACCTGGATAATTATAATGCCGCCAGTTTTGGCAGCGTGGATTCCTTGCTTGAGCTGGGGAAAAGAAAGGGAGCGGAGATGTACCCGGTGTTCAAAAGGATGGCTGATTCATTGAATACACTATATCCACCGGAGGAACCTTTCCGTAAGAACCGCTTACCCTTTACACCGGATATAGAGTTGGTGGACATCAGGGTAACAGGGTTGGTGCATTCTGACGAGGGTTTTTTCCTTGGAAGACTGGGACTGGTAAAAGATGGATGCTATACGCCAAATGATATCAAAGATGCGGTGCTGAACGTATTCGGTACGCGCTTTTATAAGATGATCACTTATAAACTGGAGCCGGAAGGAGATGGTAAAAGTGTGATGAATATTGAGGTGGAAGAAAACCCGCTGACCTATGTGAAGTTTGCCCTGCAATACAATAGTTTCACGAATGCCAGCGCTATTGTGAATATCACCCAGCGCAATTTCATTGTACCGAACTCCCGTGCTTTCGTGAGCCTGGCGATAGGAGAAAATCCAAGGGTACTGGCTGAATATTTCAAATACCTGGGACCGAAAAGGAATTTCGGATTCGGGCTGGGCGCCTATTTTGAGGATAATGCACTTTCCTTATACAAGGATTTTAAACGGCAGATGGAGTATCACCTGAAGTACCTGAACGGGGATATCCGTTTCCAGTACACGCTGAACAGCATGATGGCCGTAGGGGTAGGCAGCCGTTATGAATTCCTGAACATCAGTCCCAGGTATGAATCTGTCGAAGTATTGAGGGGGAATGGGAACCAGGTGAACAGTTATTTATACTTCGGTATCAACTCACTGGACAGGAAGATCTTCCCACGCCGTGGGGTAGATATGCAGTTTGAATCAGGTTGGGTATACCGCCAGCAGGAGGGCTATCGGTTGTATAAGGATGGGGTAGAAATATCGCCGCAGGACTACAACTATAGCTTCAACAATTACCAGCGGACGATCATGCAGATGAAGTACAATATTCCCTTCAATTATAACGGCACCTTACAGGTTCAGTTGGGCGGGGCCGCCAATTTCAGTCATCGTCAGGGACCCATTAACGCATTCTTACTGGGAGGATTGAACAATGTGATGCGCAATCAGCTGCCGATCGTGGGCATCAGGGAAGGAGAGATCACTACTTCCAGCGCAGCCACCATCCAGTTGTCCTACCAGTATGAGCTGATGCGCAATACTTACGCCATTCCCCGTGCCGGCGTGGCATTGTATGATTTCCTGGGAGATGTTTCCTCGAAATACAAGTATATGAGTGGCTATGGTGTAACGGGCGGATATTCTTCTTTTCTCGGGCCTATAGAAGCCTCCCTAATGTACTGCGATCAGGATGGCCGTTTAAGGATGTATGTAAATATCGGCTTCAATTTTTAG
- a CDS encoding tRNA-(ms[2]io[6]A)-hydroxylase, producing MSKVSILGLHLPTDPRWVNLAAISLEDVLTDHAFCEQKAATSCISLIQRYPEKDRLVQELAPIVTEEWGHFRQVLAEMRKRGYTLGRQRKDMYVNALMTHQQKGGDPQSVLLDRLLIFALIEARSCERFRLLSEGLEDEYLREFYRKFMISEAGHYRLFIDLANEYIPEDQVKTRWQEWLTIEAEIINNLEVRGDRMH from the coding sequence ATGAGTAAAGTGTCCATTTTAGGTCTGCACCTTCCTACCGACCCGCGCTGGGTAAACCTGGCAGCTATTTCCCTGGAAGATGTCCTGACAGACCATGCCTTCTGCGAACAAAAAGCCGCGACTTCCTGCATATCACTGATACAGCGCTATCCTGAAAAAGACAGGCTGGTACAGGAATTAGCGCCTATTGTAACAGAAGAATGGGGACATTTCCGCCAGGTGCTGGCTGAGATGCGTAAACGCGGCTATACCCTGGGAAGACAGCGGAAAGATATGTATGTGAATGCCCTGATGACACATCAGCAGAAAGGCGGCGATCCACAGTCGGTACTGCTGGACAGGCTGCTCATCTTTGCCCTGATCGAAGCCCGCAGCTGCGAGCGTTTTCGTTTGCTCAGCGAGGGGCTGGAAGATGAATATCTCCGTGAATTCTATCGTAAGTTCATGATATCAGAAGCAGGTCACTATCGCCTGTTTATCGACCTGGCCAATGAATATATACCCGAAGACCAGGTAAAGACCCGCTGGCAGGAATGGCTGACCATAGAGGCTGAGATCATTAACAACCTGGAGGTACGTGGGGACAGGATGCACTAA
- a CDS encoding aminotransferase class I/II-fold pyridoxal phosphate-dependent enzyme: MKEDFLLKQLAQRQEQHAFRQLRLPAPGAVDFCSNDYLGLAHSAALQEGVHTLLQARPYMHGSTGSRLLAGNYAWIEEAESMLATFHQSGAGLIYNSGYDANLGLFSAVPQKGDTIIYDQLIHASIRDGIRLSKAQAFSFLHNDLDDLVKKLQHATGNIFVAVESVYSMDGDMAPLKEIAALCEQYSAHLIVDEAHATGVVGAKGEGLVQQLQLQQACFARVNTFGKAVGCHGAVVLGSPHLRDFLINFSRSFIYTTALPPTAIAAIVASYELFPYMHSAREHLTALITHFRKGVASLSTLYSETPIQVVLTPGNEATRNLAASLQSAGLDVRAILHPTVPKGKERLRIVLHSFNTMEEVDRLIKALVQQA, encoded by the coding sequence ATGAAAGAAGATTTTCTTTTAAAGCAATTGGCGCAGCGGCAGGAGCAGCATGCGTTCCGGCAGCTGAGGCTCCCTGCTCCCGGTGCAGTGGATTTTTGCTCGAATGATTACCTGGGGCTTGCGCACAGCGCAGCCTTGCAGGAAGGTGTGCATACATTATTGCAGGCAAGGCCGTATATGCATGGTAGTACAGGCTCCCGTTTACTGGCGGGAAATTACGCATGGATAGAAGAGGCGGAAAGCATGCTGGCCACTTTTCATCAGAGTGGAGCTGGGCTGATCTATAATTCAGGTTATGATGCGAACCTGGGCTTATTTTCAGCAGTACCGCAGAAGGGAGATACCATTATTTATGATCAGCTGATCCATGCCTCTATCCGGGACGGGATCCGGTTGTCGAAGGCCCAGGCCTTTTCTTTTTTACATAATGACCTGGATGACCTGGTGAAAAAGCTGCAACATGCCACAGGCAATATTTTCGTAGCGGTGGAATCTGTCTATTCTATGGATGGCGATATGGCGCCGCTGAAGGAAATTGCAGCTTTATGTGAACAGTACAGTGCGCATCTGATTGTAGATGAAGCGCATGCCACAGGTGTAGTGGGCGCAAAGGGGGAGGGATTAGTACAACAACTGCAATTACAACAGGCCTGTTTTGCGCGGGTAAATACCTTCGGTAAGGCGGTGGGTTGCCATGGCGCAGTGGTATTGGGAAGCCCGCATCTGCGTGATTTTCTGATCAATTTCTCCAGGTCCTTCATTTATACCACGGCATTGCCGCCGACCGCAATTGCGGCTATCGTAGCCAGTTATGAGCTCTTCCCGTATATGCATTCGGCCCGTGAGCATCTTACAGCGTTAATTACTCACTTCAGGAAAGGAGTAGCCAGTCTTAGTACATTGTATAGTGAGACGCCGATCCAGGTGGTATTGACGCCGGGTAATGAGGCTACGCGCAATCTGGCCGCCAGTTTACAGTCGGCCGGCCTGGATGTCCGGGCTATCCTGCATCCTACGGTGCCGAAGGGGAAGGAGCGTTTGAGGATCGTACTGCATAGTTTCAATACGATGGAAGAAGTGGACCGCTTAATAAAAGCCCTGGTACAGCAGGCATGA
- a CDS encoding penicillin acylase family protein, whose translation MRFVPFTVSAVITIALIVCLDRSWGSLPPLGRLLSPQEGFWQNATSISKDYNEDLQVPGLKGKVEVWLDDRMVPHIFAENNTDAYYVQGYMHARDRLWQMELQSFAAAGRLSEILGSKMINYDRQQRRLGMLYGAEQALKAMEADPVAGPAINAYADGVNAYISTLTKATLPLEYKLLNYRPEKWTPLNSALLLKMMAADLAGGANDLVYTNARQLFSKEDFVKMYPDFGDSIDPIIPRGTQYPAASVKVTTPADSILKAAGVVLHFKEDKPDPDNGSNNWAVAGSKTRSGAPILANDPHLGLSLPSLWYEAQIHTPEMNVYGATLPGAPGVIIGFNDHIAWGVTNAAEDVKDFYLMQFRNGKQQYLFNGAYRDADLRIEKINVKGGQPYYDTVAYTVWGPVVYDNVFPDTATGHQFLAMRWKALDPSAEIRTFLELNKAHNYKDYLAALKYYTCPAQNFAFAAKTGEIALWHNGQFPLRFKDEGKWIMPGSDSTFAWQGYVPQEENPHILNPARGFVSSANQHPTDSTYPYRYVADFDLFRGKRINEVLAADSQITIQQMMDLQNDVLNPFARAALPMIRAHLPVSLLTADQRTYWELLDKWNLQSSADSKAATIFNIFWDKLQSAIWDDDIVREKTPLQQPWEKTTLLWLIRDSSMKFIDNIHTPEKETLSQTILTAFAFAADSARALDKEHKLEFGRFRGTNIRHLTRSIIPFSAMNLRTGGGRHIVNATKQLHGPSWKMVVELTGKTVAYGIYPGGQSGNPGSPFYDNAVQDWVQGKYYLLHVFDPKEDTDPAVKFKVRFSKG comes from the coding sequence ATGAGATTTGTTCCCTTTACCGTTAGCGCGGTGATAACCATTGCCTTGATAGTATGTCTTGATCGCTCCTGGGGCTCACTACCACCTTTAGGAAGGCTGTTAAGCCCGCAGGAAGGTTTCTGGCAGAATGCCACATCTATCAGTAAAGACTACAATGAAGACCTGCAGGTGCCCGGCCTGAAAGGAAAAGTGGAGGTTTGGCTGGACGACAGAATGGTGCCTCATATCTTCGCAGAAAATAACACAGACGCTTACTATGTACAGGGATATATGCATGCCCGTGACCGTCTGTGGCAGATGGAGCTGCAGTCGTTTGCCGCCGCAGGCCGTCTGTCAGAGATCCTGGGAAGCAAAATGATCAATTATGACCGTCAGCAGCGCCGCCTGGGTATGCTGTACGGCGCAGAGCAGGCGCTGAAGGCGATGGAAGCTGATCCTGTAGCCGGCCCTGCTATTAATGCATATGCTGATGGTGTTAATGCCTATATCAGCACACTAACCAAAGCAACACTTCCGCTGGAATATAAACTGCTGAACTATCGACCGGAGAAATGGACGCCTCTGAACTCGGCCCTGTTGCTGAAGATGATGGCAGCAGATCTGGCAGGAGGCGCCAATGACCTGGTGTATACCAATGCCCGCCAGCTTTTCAGTAAAGAAGACTTTGTTAAGATGTACCCTGATTTTGGAGATAGTATAGACCCTATCATTCCCCGGGGAACGCAATATCCTGCGGCAAGTGTAAAAGTAACCACACCGGCAGACAGTATCCTGAAAGCCGCAGGTGTAGTGCTGCATTTCAAGGAAGACAAACCTGATCCTGACAATGGCAGCAATAACTGGGCGGTAGCCGGTTCCAAAACACGTTCCGGTGCGCCTATTCTTGCGAATGATCCACACCTGGGTCTGAGCCTGCCTTCCCTTTGGTATGAAGCACAGATCCATACGCCGGAAATGAATGTTTACGGCGCTACATTGCCGGGCGCTCCGGGCGTTATCATCGGGTTTAACGATCATATTGCCTGGGGAGTGACCAATGCAGCAGAAGACGTAAAAGACTTTTACCTGATGCAATTCCGAAATGGCAAACAGCAATACCTGTTCAATGGCGCCTACCGGGATGCAGACCTGCGTATAGAAAAGATCAATGTGAAAGGAGGACAGCCATATTATGATACTGTGGCTTATACGGTGTGGGGTCCTGTGGTGTATGATAATGTATTCCCTGATACAGCTACCGGTCATCAGTTCCTTGCCATGCGCTGGAAAGCACTGGATCCTTCGGCTGAGATCAGGACATTCCTGGAGCTCAATAAAGCGCATAATTACAAGGATTATTTAGCTGCTTTAAAATATTATACCTGTCCTGCGCAGAACTTCGCATTTGCCGCTAAAACGGGCGAAATAGCGCTCTGGCATAATGGTCAGTTCCCCTTGCGCTTTAAGGACGAAGGGAAATGGATCATGCCGGGAAGCGACAGCACTTTTGCATGGCAGGGATATGTGCCGCAGGAAGAGAATCCGCACATCCTCAATCCAGCGCGTGGTTTTGTCAGCTCTGCCAATCAGCACCCGACAGACAGTACTTATCCTTACCGCTATGTGGCCGACTTCGATCTCTTCAGGGGCAAACGTATCAACGAGGTATTGGCGGCAGACAGCCAGATCACTATACAGCAGATGATGGATCTGCAGAATGATGTTCTGAATCCTTTTGCCCGTGCGGCACTGCCAATGATCAGGGCTCACCTGCCTGTTTCCCTGCTCACTGCCGATCAGCGAACATACTGGGAGCTCCTGGACAAATGGAATCTGCAGAGTAGTGCGGATAGTAAAGCAGCTACTATCTTCAACATTTTCTGGGATAAATTACAATCAGCTATCTGGGATGATGATATCGTTCGTGAGAAGACGCCATTGCAGCAGCCCTGGGAAAAAACAACCTTGCTCTGGCTTATCAGGGATTCTTCTATGAAATTTATCGACAATATCCATACACCGGAAAAAGAGACGCTGTCTCAAACTATACTGACAGCTTTCGCCTTTGCGGCAGACAGCGCCAGGGCATTGGATAAGGAACATAAATTAGAGTTTGGCCGTTTCCGTGGTACGAATATCCGTCACCTGACACGGTCCATTATTCCGTTCAGCGCGATGAACCTGCGCACCGGCGGAGGCCGTCATATTGTGAACGCTACCAAACAACTACATGGACCGTCGTGGAAAATGGTGGTAGAGCTGACAGGAAAGACAGTGGCATATGGCATCTACCCCGGAGGACAAAGCGGCAATCCCGGAAGTCCGTTCTATGACAATGCTGTACAGGATTGGGTACAGGGGAAGTATTATCTGCTGCATGTATTCGATCCAAAGGAAGATACAGACCCTGCCGTGAAGTTTAAGGTTAGGTTTAGCAAGGGCTGA